In Elusimicrobiota bacterium, the following are encoded in one genomic region:
- a CDS encoding Bro-N domain-containing protein, protein MSNNALAVFENYKIRRHYDEKNETWYFSVIDVVGALTDSVNPRDYWFKMKIRVKSEDGIELSTICRQLKMKATDGRMRVTDTANVEGLLRIIQSIPSSKAEPFKLWLAKVGYERLQDMNDPARSLDRAREYWQRHGRSEKWIQQRMMGQETRNKLTDYWQNHEITKENEYAILTNIIHREWSGVSVKKHKDIKGLKTQNLRDHMSEAELIFTALAELSTRKIAESVNATGMPENKEVCKSGGKIAKKARLELEGKTGKSVITSDNYLPPLKKTKPLR, encoded by the coding sequence ATGAGTAATAATGCATTAGCAGTGTTTGAGAACTACAAAATTCGCCGTCATTACGACGAAAAAAATGAAACCTGGTATTTTTCGGTAATTGATGTTGTTGGAGCATTGACTGATAGTGTTAATCCACGTGATTACTGGTTTAAGATGAAAATTAGGGTTAAAAGTGAAGATGGTATCGAACTGTCGACAATTTGTCGACAGTTGAAAATGAAAGCAACTGATGGAAGAATGAGAGTAACAGATACCGCCAATGTGGAAGGGCTTTTGCGAATTATACAATCTATACCTTCATCAAAAGCAGAACCTTTTAAACTATGGCTTGCAAAGGTTGGGTATGAACGCCTGCAGGATATGAACGACCCGGCCCGTTCGCTTGACCGTGCCCGTGAATACTGGCAGCGGCACGGTAGAAGCGAAAAATGGATTCAACAACGTATGATGGGGCAGGAAACCCGGAACAAACTTACTGATTACTGGCAAAATCATGAAATAACTAAAGAAAATGAGTACGCTATTCTGACCAATATCATTCATCGGGAATGGAGTGGTGTTTCGGTTAAGAAACACAAAGATATCAAAGGGCTTAAAACACAAAATCTGCGTGATCACATGAGCGAAGCCGAACTTATATTCACCGCTCTTGCAGAACTATCAACTCGCAAAATTGCAGAAAGTGTAAATGCCACGGGTATGCCCGAAAACAAAGAGGTTTGTAAATCAGGTGGCAAGATAGCAAAAAAAGCGCGATTGGAATTAGAAGGGAAAACCGGGAAAAGTGTGATAACATCCGATAATTATCTGCCCCCATTGAAAAAAACGAAACCGCTGAGATAG